The Coregonus clupeaformis isolate EN_2021a chromosome 8, ASM2061545v1, whole genome shotgun sequence genome has a segment encoding these proteins:
- the LOC121571375 gene encoding sodium channel subunit beta-1-like isoform X1, whose translation MSAVRLLLLSLLCSHFVSLCHGACSEVDSDTEAVAGKGFKLGCISCKMRPEVEASATVNWYFKAKGEAGFAHIYNYDEEGPHIVDERFEDRVDWNGSKRSQDIQDASIYLFNVTFNDSGTYSCHFHRLLTYEFYEYQTVVSKLVHLKVVAKATRGTASIVSEVMMYVSIIGLQAWLYIEMVYCFRKISAAGEEALRESANAEYLAIASEGKDNCAGVQVAE comes from the exons ATGTCTGCTGTGCGGCTACTGCTCCTGTCTCTGCTTTGTTCCCATTTTG TGTCCCTGTGCCATGGAGCTTGTTCAGAGGTGGACTCGGACACTGAGGCCGTTGCAGGCAAAGGGTTCAAACTGGGCTGCATCTCCTGTAAGATGAGGCCCGAGGTGGAGGCTTCTGCCACAGTCAACTGGTATTTCAAGGCAAAAGGGGAAGCTGGCTTTGCTCAT ATATATAATTACGATGAGGAGGGCCCCCACATTGTGGATGAGCGCTTTGAGGACCGCGTCGACTGGAACGGCAGTAAGAGGAGCCAAGACATACAGGATGCGTCCATTTACCTCTTCAATGTCACCTTCAATGACTCGGGCACCTACAGTTGCCACTTCCACCGGCTCTTGACGTATGAGTTTTACGAATACCAGACTGTTGTCAGCAAGCTTGTGCACCTGAAAGTGGTGGCTAAAG ccacCAGAGGGACAGCCTCCATAGTCTCTGAGGTGATGATGTATGTGTCCATCATCGGGCTACAGGCTTGGCTCTACATAGAGATGGTATACTGCTTCAGAAAGATCTCAGCTGCAGGAGAGGAAGCATTAAGAGAAAGCGC GAATGCAGAATATTTAGCTATAGCCTCGGAGGGTAAAGATAACTGTGCAGGGGTGCAAGTGGCAGAATAA
- the LOC121571375 gene encoding sodium channel subunit beta-1-like isoform X2, producing the protein MSAVRLLLLSLLCSHFVSLCHGACSEVDSDTEAVAGKGFKLGCISCKMRPEVEASATVNWYFKAKGEAGFAHIYNYDEEGPHIVDERFEDRVDWNGSKRSQDIQDASIYLFNVTFNDSGTYSCHFHRLLTYEFYEYQTVVSKLVHLKVVAKATRGTASIVSEVMMYVSIIGLQAWLYIEMVYCFRKISAAGEEALRESAKAKEGMQNI; encoded by the exons ATGTCTGCTGTGCGGCTACTGCTCCTGTCTCTGCTTTGTTCCCATTTTG TGTCCCTGTGCCATGGAGCTTGTTCAGAGGTGGACTCGGACACTGAGGCCGTTGCAGGCAAAGGGTTCAAACTGGGCTGCATCTCCTGTAAGATGAGGCCCGAGGTGGAGGCTTCTGCCACAGTCAACTGGTATTTCAAGGCAAAAGGGGAAGCTGGCTTTGCTCAT ATATATAATTACGATGAGGAGGGCCCCCACATTGTGGATGAGCGCTTTGAGGACCGCGTCGACTGGAACGGCAGTAAGAGGAGCCAAGACATACAGGATGCGTCCATTTACCTCTTCAATGTCACCTTCAATGACTCGGGCACCTACAGTTGCCACTTCCACCGGCTCTTGACGTATGAGTTTTACGAATACCAGACTGTTGTCAGCAAGCTTGTGCACCTGAAAGTGGTGGCTAAAG ccacCAGAGGGACAGCCTCCATAGTCTCTGAGGTGATGATGTATGTGTCCATCATCGGGCTACAGGCTTGGCTCTACATAGAGATGGTATACTGCTTCAGAAAGATCTCAGCTGCAGGAGAGGAAGCATTAAGAGAAAGCGC AAAAGCCAAAGAAG GAATGCAGAATATTTAG